The Catenulispora sp. MAP5-51 genome segment CGGCGAGTTGCAGCTGGTCAACGCCGGACACCCCGCTCCGCTGCTGATCCGCGACGGTCTGGTCGTGCGCCGGCTGGAAAGTGCGACGACCCTGCCGATCGGCTTCGGCGGGGAAGCGCCCCGGATCCGGCGGCACACGCTCCAGCCGGGTGACAGAGTCCTGTGTTACACCGACGGCATCATCGAGGAGCACCTCGCCGGCCAGGAGCCGTTCGGCGAGGACCGCCTCATCCAGTGCGTCAACCGCCTGGGGCGGGAACCGTCGCACGGGACGCGGGCGGACCTGCGGCGGCTCTCCCTCACGCTGAAGCGGGAACGAGGCGGTCGAACCAGCGATGACGCCACCTTGTTCATGATCGAGTGGCGTGGGGGCGGTGTGGAGCCTTCCGTGGCTCCCGAAGACTCTTGAGTGACTCTCGAGTGGCATGTTCCGGCCGGATCCGCCCTATTGCAGTCCGGTGCGGACCGAGGTGATGCGCTGAGTGTTGAACCCGAGCCAGTGCATCCGGCCCGCGTACCGGGCGTGCTCGATCTTGACGCAGCGGTCCGCCACCACCGTCAGCCCGCCGTCCTCGGCGATCTGGAAGCCTTCGGGGCTGATCACCCCGAACTGGCACCACAGCGTTGACGCGCCGATGCCCACGGACTCCCGGGCGATGTCCGGCACGGCGTCCGGGGCGCGGAACACGTTCACCACGTCGACCGGTTCCGGGATGTCGCGCAGACTCGGGTAGCAGTGTTCGCCGAGGATCTCGGTCTCGCGCGGGTTCACCGGGATCACGCGGAAGCCGTGGCGTTTGAGGTAGTAGCCCACGAAGTAGCTGGCGCGCAGTTCGTTGCTCGACAGCCCGACCACCGCGATCGTCCCGGCGGAGTTGAGCACGCGCTGGATGGTGAGCGGGTCCTGGTACCGATCGAGGTCGGTCATGCCGCGCCTTCCTTCTCAAGAGTCTGCGCGACGCGGGCCAGGGCTTGGTCCAGGTCCCACACCAGATCCTCGACCGACTCCAGTCCGACCGACAGCCGCACCGTTCCGGGCCCGACGCCGGCCGCGCGCAGTTCGTCGTCGGAGAGCTGGCGGTGGGTGGTGCTCGCGGGATGGATGATCAGGCTCTTGGCATCGCCGACGTTGGCCAGGTGGGACCACAGCGTGACGCCGCCGATCAGCCCCTGGCCGCCCGCGCGTCCGCCGGCGCAGTCGAAGGAGAACACCGCGCCGGCTCCGCGCGGCAGGTACTTCTCCACCAACGGCTGGAACTTGCCGCCCGGCAGGCCGGGATAGGTCACGTTCGAGGCCAGGCCGTGGCCGTCGAGGAACGCCGCGACCGCGGACGCGTTGGCCACGTGGCGGTCCATCCGCAGCGACAGGGTCTCGATGCCTTGCAGGAAAAGGAAAGCGTTGAACGGGGAGAGCGCGGCGCCGAGGTCGCGCAGCGTCTCGGACCGCAGCTTCATCAGGTAGCCGTAGGCGCCGAACGTCTCGTGGAACTTCAGGCCGTGGTAGGCCGGGGAGGGCTCGGCCACGACCGGGAAGCGTCCGTTGGACCAGTCGAAGGTGCCGGCCTCGACCACGACCCCGCCGATGCTCGTGCCGTGGCCGCCGAGGAACTTGGTCGCCGAGTGCACCACGATGTCCGCGCCCCACTCGATCGGGCGGCACAGGTACGGCGTGGCGAAGGTGTTGTCCACGATCAGCGGCAGGCCGTGGCCGTGGGCGATGGCGGCCAAGGCCTCGATGTCCAGCACGTTGCCCGCCGGGTTGCCGATCGTCTCGCCGAAGAAGGCCTTGGTGGTCGGCCGGACGGCGGCCTCCCAGGCCCCGGGGTCGTCCGGGTCGGCCCAGGTCAGGTCAACGTTCATCTTGCCGAACAGGTGCTTGAACTGGTTGACCGTCCCGCCGTAGAGGGCCGAGGACGACACGATGTGGTCCCCGGGCCGCAGCAGCGTGAACAGCGCCGCCGCCTGCGCTGCGATCCCGCTGGCGAACGCGACCGCGCCGACGCCGCCCTCCAGGTTCGCCACCCGCTCCTCGAAGGCCGCGACCGTCGGGTTCATGATGCGCGAGTAGGTGTTGCCGTACTCCTGGAGGTTGAAGTACGCGGCCGCGGACTCCGGGTCTTCGAACACGTAGCTGGCTGTCTGGAAGATCGGGACGGCCCGCGCCCCGGTGTTCGGATCGGGGCGCTGCCCCGCATGCAGTTGCCGCGTGTCGAAGCCGAACTCGCGGGGTTGTTCGGCGCGGAAGGTGTCGCCGCTCATGGACTCCTCTTCGTTTCGGTGATGCTCGCTGTCTCGGGGCCGCTGTTCGTTTCCGTGCTGTCCTCGTTCAGAAAGCTGTCGTCGTTCAGGAATCGGCGCACGATCGGGATCTGGCGGCCTTCCTCCAGCAGGAAGCTGTCATGCCCGTACGGCGCCTCGATCAGGTGGTACTCGACGGGCTTGCCGAGGGCGGTGAGCGCGTCGGCGATCTCCTGGGACGCCGTCGGCGGGTACAGCCAGTCCGAGCTGAACGCGATCAGCAGGACGCGGGCGCGGACGTCTTCGAGTGCTCGCTCCAGCGAGCCGTCTCCGTGCTGGCGGGCCAGATCGAAGTAGGTCAGCGCGCGGGACAGGTACAGGTAGGTGTTCGCGTCGAACCGCTTCACGAACGAGCCGGCCTGATGGCGCAGGTAGCTCTCGACCGCGAACTCCGGCTCGGTGATCGTGTGGCGGATGTCCTCGGCGGCCTGCAGCCGCCGGCCGAACTTGGTGTGCAGGGCGGCGGCCGACAGGTAGGTGACGTGGCCGACCATGCGGGCCACCCCCATCCCGGCGCCGGGTTCCCGCCCGGTGCCCGCGTAGCGGCCGTCCTGCCAGGCCGGATCGGCCATGATGGCCTCGCGGGCGATCGCGTTCCAGGCCACGCCCTGGGGATGCAGGGCGTGGGTCGAGGC includes the following:
- a CDS encoding O-acetylhomoserine aminocarboxypropyltransferase/cysteine synthase family protein; translation: MSGDTFRAEQPREFGFDTRQLHAGQRPDPNTGARAVPIFQTASYVFEDPESAAAYFNLQEYGNTYSRIMNPTVAAFEERVANLEGGVGAVAFASGIAAQAAALFTLLRPGDHIVSSSALYGGTVNQFKHLFGKMNVDLTWADPDDPGAWEAAVRPTTKAFFGETIGNPAGNVLDIEALAAIAHGHGLPLIVDNTFATPYLCRPIEWGADIVVHSATKFLGGHGTSIGGVVVEAGTFDWSNGRFPVVAEPSPAYHGLKFHETFGAYGYLMKLRSETLRDLGAALSPFNAFLFLQGIETLSLRMDRHVANASAVAAFLDGHGLASNVTYPGLPGGKFQPLVEKYLPRGAGAVFSFDCAGGRAGGQGLIGGVTLWSHLANVGDAKSLIIHPASTTHRQLSDDELRAAGVGPGTVRLSVGLESVEDLVWDLDQALARVAQTLEKEGAA
- a CDS encoding homoserine O-acetyltransferase, translating into MRKPAPVPTSGSVGAVQTRHLDLPEPISLECGRELHSVRVAYETYGTLSPARDNVILVCHALSGDAHAAGSSSSSTETSHAGTRDGFAAEDRDGASGAGLGWWDGMIGPGKAFDTDRYFVVSTNLLGGCRGTTGPSSTNPDTGLPYGPDFPVITVADMVRTQRAFLDALGIRQLAAVAGGSLGGMQALQWAILFPGQVRAAIAIASTHALHPQGVAWNAIAREAIMADPAWQDGRYAGTGREPGAGMGVARMVGHVTYLSAAALHTKFGRRLQAAEDIRHTITEPEFAVESYLRHQAGSFVKRFDANTYLYLSRALTYFDLARQHGDGSLERALEDVRARVLLIAFSSDWLYPPTASQEIADALTALGKPVEYHLIEAPYGHDSFLLEEGRQIPIVRRFLNDDSFLNEDSTETNSGPETASITETKRSP
- a CDS encoding CoA-binding protein, with amino-acid sequence MTDLDRYQDPLTIQRVLNSAGTIAVVGLSSNELRASYFVGYYLKRHGFRVIPVNPRETEILGEHCYPSLRDIPEPVDVVNVFRAPDAVPDIARESVGIGASTLWCQFGVISPEGFQIAEDGGLTVVADRCVKIEHARYAGRMHWLGFNTQRITSVRTGLQ